In the Candidatus Acidiferrales bacterium genome, one interval contains:
- a CDS encoding sigma-70 family RNA polymerase sigma factor has protein sequence MREQARLRSFIRRRVPDRSDAEDILQDVFSEFVEAYRLMKPIEQAGAWLFRVARNRIIDSFRKKKPEALADQAKQSANGESLALEDLLPSPEAGPEMAYARAILFEELEDALDELPREQREIFIAHEIEGRSFKELAAKSGHSVNTLLSRKHYAVMYLRERLRDIYDEISAQSNARRR, from the coding sequence GTGCGAGAGCAGGCTCGGCTGCGAAGCTTCATTCGCAGGCGAGTTCCGGACCGCAGCGACGCGGAAGACATTCTTCAGGATGTCTTCTCCGAATTCGTGGAGGCCTACCGCCTGATGAAGCCGATCGAACAAGCCGGCGCGTGGTTGTTTCGCGTGGCGCGCAATCGCATCATCGATTCGTTCCGGAAGAAGAAGCCGGAGGCGCTCGCGGACCAAGCGAAGCAATCAGCCAATGGCGAATCGCTCGCACTGGAGGATTTGCTGCCGTCACCAGAGGCCGGGCCGGAAATGGCCTATGCGCGAGCGATCTTGTTCGAAGAATTGGAGGATGCGCTCGATGAATTGCCGCGAGAGCAGCGCGAAATTTTCATCGCGCACGAAATCGAAGGGCGCAGTTTCAAGGAGCTCGCAGCGAAAAGCGGACACAGCGTGAATACGCTGCTTTCGCGCAAGCATTACGCAGTGATGTATTTGCGCGAACGGCTCCGGGATATTTATGACGAAATCAGCGCGCAATCCAATGCGCGAAGGAGATAA
- the prfA gene encoding peptide chain release factor 1 — protein sequence MNMFQKLEQIEARFEELTKELSSQEIHADSGRYQKVAKMHAELSAIVEKYREWKQVEKGIAGAKQLIAEAEDPEMKQMAHEEEHALEARRETVERELKVLLLPKDPNDEKNVIVEIRAGTGGDEASLFAGELFRMYSRYAETQGWRVEVLESSASSIGGVKEIIASIQGQKVYSKLKYESGVHRVQRVPATEQQGRIHTSAATVAVLPEADEIDIKIEAKDLRVDTFCSSGPGGQSVNTTYSAVRITHIPTGLVVSQQDEKSQIKNRGKAMRVLRARLYEMEQEKQHQQIAAERRGQIKTGDRSEKIRTYNFPQNRVTDHRIGLTIHQLTEVIDGKLGPLVDGLVTYYEAERLKQELSDNGDSGGKSGGKSE from the coding sequence CTGAATATGTTTCAAAAACTCGAGCAGATCGAGGCGCGCTTCGAGGAACTGACAAAGGAACTTTCTTCGCAGGAAATCCATGCGGACTCGGGCCGCTACCAGAAAGTGGCGAAGATGCACGCGGAGCTTTCCGCCATCGTGGAAAAATATCGCGAGTGGAAGCAGGTCGAAAAAGGGATCGCGGGCGCGAAGCAACTGATCGCCGAAGCAGAAGACCCGGAAATGAAACAGATGGCGCACGAAGAGGAACACGCACTCGAGGCGCGGCGCGAAACCGTGGAGCGCGAGCTGAAAGTGCTGCTGCTGCCGAAGGATCCCAATGATGAGAAAAACGTCATCGTGGAAATCCGCGCCGGCACCGGCGGGGACGAAGCGTCGCTTTTTGCCGGCGAGCTGTTCCGGATGTACTCGCGCTATGCGGAAACGCAAGGCTGGCGCGTCGAGGTGCTCGAAAGTTCGGCTTCGTCGATTGGCGGCGTGAAGGAAATCATTGCGTCGATCCAAGGGCAGAAAGTTTACTCGAAGCTGAAATACGAAAGCGGAGTGCACCGCGTGCAGCGCGTCCCGGCGACGGAGCAGCAAGGGCGGATTCACACTTCGGCGGCGACGGTTGCTGTGCTGCCGGAAGCAGATGAAATCGACATCAAAATCGAGGCTAAGGATTTGCGCGTTGACACGTTCTGCTCGTCGGGGCCGGGCGGACAATCGGTGAACACGACCTATTCGGCCGTGCGCATCACGCACATTCCCACGGGGCTCGTGGTTTCGCAGCAAGATGAAAAATCGCAGATCAAGAATCGGGGAAAGGCCATGCGCGTCCTGCGCGCGCGGCTCTACGAAATGGAGCAGGAAAAGCAGCACCAGCAAATCGCGGCGGAGCGGCGCGGGCAAATCAAGACGGGAGACCGCTCGGAAAAAATTCGCACGTACAATTTCCCGCAGAATCGCGTCACCGACCATCGCATCGGACTGACGATTCACCAACTGACCGAAGTGATCGATGGAAAACTCGGGCCGCTGGTCGACGGGCTTGTGACGTACTACGAAGCGGAGCGATTAAAACAGGAGTTGAGCGACAACGGCGATAGCGGTGGAAAATCCGGCGGAAAGAGTGAATGA
- the dinB gene encoding DNA polymerase IV, translating to MPKLAQYRAKKNAAIGRAPENVSILHVDMDAFFVSVELLDRPELRGMPVVVGGQKNQRGVVTSASYEARKYGIHSAMALRTAGKLCPHAIFLDNRHELYSQWSDRVAVILAKFSPVVEMASIDEAYIDLRGTERLLGPAFAAADKLLREITRATGLPCSGGLASTRLVAKVASDQAKPRGLVWVPSGSEEIFLAPLSVRNIPGIGKATEAALNALGIEKVHQLAAVSLERLEELFGRWGTALHRKALGQDTYEFFVDAEPKSISHNCTFGEDTANRDALESMLSLLTQKAGKRLRDAGLFCRTITLTLRYTNFQTITRGHTLTEPTNLDAAILATIQELFRATWNGTAKIRLVGVALTSFLAASSATGQLELLDTGRREKLERLAKTADRLRDRFGFSKIQLGGSLRASRDD from the coding sequence GTGCCGAAACTTGCGCAATATCGCGCCAAGAAAAATGCAGCGATCGGTAGAGCGCCTGAGAATGTTTCGATTCTGCACGTCGATATGGACGCGTTTTTCGTTTCGGTGGAGCTGCTTGACCGGCCAGAACTGCGCGGCATGCCCGTGGTGGTGGGCGGACAGAAAAATCAGCGCGGAGTGGTGACTTCGGCGAGCTACGAAGCGCGCAAGTACGGGATTCATTCGGCGATGGCGCTGCGGACGGCCGGAAAACTCTGCCCACACGCGATTTTTCTCGACAATCGGCACGAACTTTATTCGCAGTGGAGCGACCGCGTGGCGGTGATTCTGGCGAAATTTTCGCCGGTGGTCGAAATGGCGTCGATTGACGAGGCGTACATCGATCTGAGGGGCACAGAGCGGTTGCTTGGGCCTGCGTTTGCGGCGGCGGACAAGCTGCTGCGCGAAATCACGCGCGCGACGGGACTGCCGTGCTCGGGCGGCCTCGCGAGCACGCGGCTGGTGGCGAAAGTCGCAAGCGACCAGGCGAAGCCGCGCGGGCTCGTCTGGGTGCCATCGGGGAGCGAGGAGATTTTTCTCGCGCCGCTCAGCGTGCGCAACATTCCGGGCATCGGGAAAGCGACAGAAGCTGCGCTCAACGCGCTGGGCATCGAAAAAGTGCACCAACTCGCAGCGGTTTCTCTCGAGCGGCTGGAAGAACTTTTCGGGCGATGGGGAACGGCGCTGCACCGCAAGGCGCTGGGGCAGGATACGTATGAATTTTTCGTCGACGCCGAGCCGAAATCGATTTCGCACAATTGCACTTTTGGGGAGGACACGGCGAATCGCGACGCGTTGGAATCGATGCTCAGCCTGCTGACGCAAAAGGCGGGCAAGCGGCTGCGCGATGCGGGACTATTCTGCCGCACGATTACGCTGACGCTGCGCTACACGAATTTTCAGACCATTACGCGCGGCCACACTCTGACGGAGCCGACGAATCTGGATGCAGCGATCCTCGCAACGATCCAAGAATTATTTCGCGCAACGTGGAACGGCACGGCGAAGATCCGCCTGGTGGGCGTGGCACTGACTTCGTTTCTTGCCGCTTCGTCGGCGACGGGGCAGCTCGAATTGCTGGACACGGGACGGCGCGAAAAGCTCGAACGGCTGGCAAAAACGGCTGACCGATTGCGCGACCGTTTCGGTTTTTCGAAGATTCAGCTGGGCGGCTCGCTGCGTGCGTCACGCGACGATTAA
- the prmC gene encoding peptide chain release factor N(5)-glutamine methyltransferase: MTANAKIDATLTVRSALRDGIAQLQHANTPSYALAAELLLIHAIGQNRTWIYAHPEEPLAAETARRFFELVAQRGRGVPTQYLTGKQEFWGIEFKVTPAVLIPRPETEHVIEVAIERIGERRKAERLRVADIGTGSGCIAIALAQELPHAEIIATDISAAALEVARQNAARHGTAERIRFLKCKLLDAIIREAHEKGDDARLFDLIVSNPPYVARDEESQLPTDVREHEPARALFGGASGTEIYAPLVAQAAELLRSGGLLVAEIGYGQAERVRALFDDTVWSGVRVTNDLAGIPRVLSAERV, encoded by the coding sequence ATGACGGCGAACGCAAAAATTGATGCAACGTTGACGGTGCGCAGCGCGCTGCGGGACGGGATAGCGCAATTGCAGCACGCAAATACGCCGTCGTATGCGCTGGCGGCAGAATTGCTGCTCATACACGCGATCGGGCAGAACCGCACGTGGATCTACGCGCATCCGGAAGAGCCGCTTGCAGCGGAGACGGCTCGAAGATTTTTCGAACTCGTGGCGCAGCGCGGGCGCGGAGTGCCAACGCAATATCTGACTGGCAAGCAGGAATTCTGGGGAATTGAATTCAAAGTCACGCCCGCGGTGCTGATCCCACGGCCGGAAACCGAACACGTCATTGAAGTGGCAATCGAACGGATAGGAGAGCGACGAAAAGCGGAACGGCTGCGCGTTGCGGATATCGGCACGGGATCGGGCTGTATCGCAATCGCGCTGGCGCAGGAGTTGCCGCACGCTGAAATTATCGCGACGGATATTTCTGCTGCGGCTCTGGAAGTCGCGCGGCAAAATGCTGCGCGGCACGGGACGGCTGAGCGGATTCGCTTTCTCAAATGCAAATTGCTGGATGCAATCATCCGCGAAGCGCATGAGAAAGGTGATGATGCCCGGCTCTTTGATCTCATCGTCAGCAATCCGCCATACGTTGCGCGCGACGAAGAATCGCAATTGCCGACGGACGTTCGCGAACATGAGCCCGCGCGCGCGCTTTTCGGCGGAGCATCGGGTACGGAAATTTATGCGCCACTTGTGGCGCAAGCTGCGGAGTTGCTGCGCAGCGGCGGTTTGCTTGTCGCCGAAATCGGCTATGGGCAAGCAGAACGCGTGCGCGCATTGTTCGATGACACAGTGTGGAGCGGCGTTCGCGTGACGAACGACTTGGCCGGGATTCCGCGAGTTCTCTCCGCCGAGCGCGTGTAA
- a CDS encoding glycosyltransferase, with protein MLTLFYILVWQQIAQGLVSLWDGWKWFTSVRGRLTAHSGFYAPRVAVICPCKGSETGLEPNLSALVNFDYPTYEVFFVVASALDPARMVIDRVSATAKKPTHILVAGSPKECGEKVNNLRAGVREAGDKFDVYVFVDSDARLSRGWLTHLVAPLADAHAGAATTYRWLFPNHGGFASALLSTWNAAIATQLGDHDHNFCWGGGTAIRREAFTKAGILEAWQGAVSDDWAVTAALERAGLRILFVPECLAPTLVDVNPEQLIEFTNRQMILTRVYSPRRWGMAALTHLSYCVTVLFSIFFIFYRMLTGDSWTGILLLAFFVVLLAAGKGAMRAVAIQDLLHEWRSKCESWSWAWIALAPVVPFLFLWNFSISAFERQIRWRGVRYELISETQTRVLSH; from the coding sequence ATGCTGACGCTTTTCTACATTCTCGTCTGGCAGCAGATCGCACAGGGCCTGGTCTCGCTATGGGACGGCTGGAAATGGTTCACATCGGTACGCGGGCGGCTGACCGCGCATTCGGGCTTTTATGCTCCTCGCGTGGCCGTGATTTGCCCATGCAAAGGGTCGGAGACCGGCCTAGAGCCTAATCTTTCGGCGCTGGTGAATTTTGACTATCCGACGTACGAGGTTTTCTTTGTGGTGGCGAGCGCGCTGGATCCGGCGCGGATGGTCATTGACCGCGTTTCCGCGACTGCCAAAAAACCGACGCACATTCTTGTCGCCGGATCGCCCAAGGAATGCGGCGAAAAGGTGAACAATTTGCGCGCGGGAGTGCGTGAAGCAGGCGACAAGTTCGACGTGTATGTTTTTGTGGATTCCGATGCGCGGCTTTCGCGCGGATGGCTGACGCACCTGGTCGCGCCGCTGGCCGATGCGCACGCGGGCGCGGCCACGACGTATCGCTGGCTTTTCCCGAACCACGGAGGTTTTGCCAGCGCGCTGCTTTCCACGTGGAACGCGGCGATCGCCACGCAGCTCGGCGACCACGACCACAATTTCTGCTGGGGCGGGGGCACGGCCATACGCCGCGAAGCATTCACAAAAGCCGGTATTCTCGAAGCATGGCAAGGCGCCGTGAGCGACGATTGGGCGGTCACAGCGGCACTGGAGCGCGCCGGACTGCGTATTCTTTTCGTGCCGGAATGCCTGGCGCCAACACTCGTGGACGTCAATCCGGAGCAACTTATCGAATTTACGAACCGGCAGATGATCCTGACGCGCGTTTATTCACCGCGACGCTGGGGAATGGCGGCGCTCACGCATCTTTCATACTGCGTTACGGTGCTTTTTTCGATCTTCTTTATTTTCTATCGCATGCTCACGGGCGATTCCTGGACGGGGATTCTGCTGCTGGCGTTTTTTGTGGTCCTGCTAGCCGCGGGCAAAGGCGCGATGCGCGCCGTGGCGATTCAAGACCTGCTGCACGAATGGCGCTCGAAATGCGAAAGCTGGAGCTGGGCGTGGATCGCGCTTGCGCCGGTCGTGCCATTTCTCTTCCTTTGGAACTTCTCCATCTCTGCGTTTGAGCGCCAGATTCGCTGGCGCGGCGTGCGCTATGAGCTCATCTCCGAGACGCAGACGCGCGTCCTTTCGCACTAG
- a CDS encoding peroxiredoxin, protein MSLRINDEAPNFTAETSQGPVNFHEWIGNGWAVLFSHPKDFTPVCTTELGYMAGLHSEFERRNCKIIGLSVDPVSSHAKWAVDIEETQGHKVKYPMIGDPQLKVAKLYDMLPADAGDSCEGRTAATNATVRTVFVIGPDKKIKLMLSYPMSTGRNFDEVLRVLDSIQLTAKHQVSTPVNWKPGDDVIISGSVSNEEAKQKYPGGWKSPRPYLRIVAQPK, encoded by the coding sequence GTGTCATTACGAATCAATGATGAAGCTCCGAACTTCACGGCCGAAACTTCGCAAGGCCCGGTTAATTTCCACGAGTGGATTGGAAACGGCTGGGCCGTCCTTTTTTCGCACCCGAAGGACTTCACTCCGGTGTGCACGACGGAGCTCGGCTACATGGCCGGGCTACACTCGGAATTCGAAAGACGCAATTGCAAAATCATTGGCTTGAGTGTGGACCCTGTGAGCAGCCACGCGAAATGGGCCGTGGACATCGAAGAAACGCAGGGCCACAAAGTGAAGTATCCGATGATCGGCGATCCGCAACTGAAAGTCGCCAAGCTCTACGATATGCTTCCGGCGGACGCGGGCGACAGTTGCGAAGGACGCACGGCGGCGACGAACGCCACAGTTCGCACGGTCTTTGTGATTGGGCCTGACAAGAAAATCAAGCTGATGCTGAGCTACCCGATGAGCACTGGCCGCAATTTCGATGAGGTGCTGCGCGTGCTCGATTCGATCCAGCTCACAGCGAAACACCAGGTTTCTACTCCCGTGAACTGGAAACCCGGCGACGATGTCATCATCAGCGGCAGCGTCTCGAATGAGGAAGCCAAGCAGAAATATCCGGGTGGGTGGAAGTCCCCGCGGCCGTATTTGCGGATCGTTGCGCAACCGAAGTAA
- a CDS encoding CCA tRNA nucleotidyltransferase, whose translation MNARDTAERICARLREAGYQALLVGGCVRDLILGREPADYDVATDATPERVLELFPGSLAVGAQFGVVIVVEGAVQVEVATFRADLGYEDGRHPVRVEFSSSPKQDALRRDFTINGLMMDPRDGRVLDFVKGQEDLQARIIRAIGDPKRRFEEDKLRMVRAIRFASRFGYSIEESTHAAIVLRAAQILQVSQERLRDELTKLLTEGAARRAFELLDSTHLLEPLLPEIARMQGVKQPPQFHPEGDVWTHTLLMLEKLPAGVSPTLAWGVLLHDVGKPPTFTPPSNPADRIRFNEHVEVGVRMAEHICRRFRFSNDDTEQICALVANHMRFKDVQQMRASTLKRLVRLPQFEEHLELHRIDCLSSHGGLENYDFVKKFLAQTPPEDVRPPRLLTGENLKDLGYAPGPVFKEILQAVEDAQLEGAIHSRDEAIEFVKSQLRRKSV comes from the coding sequence ATGAATGCGCGCGACACCGCCGAACGGATTTGCGCAAGACTGCGCGAGGCAGGCTATCAAGCGCTGCTCGTGGGCGGCTGCGTGCGGGATCTCATTTTGGGGCGAGAGCCGGCCGATTATGACGTGGCGACGGATGCGACGCCAGAACGCGTGCTGGAGCTTTTTCCAGGCAGCCTGGCGGTGGGAGCCCAGTTTGGTGTCGTGATTGTGGTGGAAGGCGCGGTGCAGGTGGAAGTTGCGACGTTTCGCGCCGATTTGGGCTATGAAGACGGGCGGCATCCGGTCCGCGTGGAATTTTCTTCTTCACCGAAACAAGATGCACTGCGGCGAGACTTCACGATCAATGGGCTGATGATGGATCCGCGCGACGGGCGCGTGCTGGATTTTGTCAAAGGGCAGGAAGATCTGCAGGCGCGGATCATCCGTGCGATTGGAGATCCCAAGAGACGATTTGAAGAAGACAAACTGCGGATGGTTCGCGCCATCCGGTTCGCGTCGCGCTTCGGTTACTCCATTGAAGAAAGCACGCATGCAGCGATCGTCTTGCGCGCGGCACAGATCTTGCAGGTGTCGCAGGAACGGCTGCGCGACGAGCTGACGAAGCTGCTGACCGAAGGCGCGGCGCGGCGGGCGTTCGAGTTGCTGGACAGCACGCATTTGCTCGAACCGCTCCTGCCGGAAATTGCGCGCATGCAAGGAGTCAAACAGCCGCCGCAATTTCATCCGGAGGGAGACGTCTGGACGCACACGCTGCTGATGCTCGAAAAGCTTCCGGCGGGCGTATCGCCGACGCTGGCATGGGGCGTGTTGCTCCACGATGTGGGCAAACCGCCGACATTCACGCCGCCTTCAAATCCGGCGGACCGCATCCGATTCAATGAGCACGTGGAGGTGGGCGTACGGATGGCCGAGCATATCTGCCGGCGGTTTCGCTTTTCGAATGACGACACAGAACAGATCTGCGCGCTGGTGGCAAACCATATGCGGTTCAAGGATGTACAGCAGATGCGCGCGTCTACGCTTAAGCGACTCGTGCGCCTTCCGCAGTTCGAGGAGCACCTCGAACTGCACCGCATTGACTGCCTTTCGAGTCACGGCGGCCTGGAAAATTATGACTTCGTGAAGAAATTCCTCGCACAAACGCCTCCGGAAGACGTGCGGCCGCCACGGTTGCTGACCGGCGAAAACTTAAAGGATTTAGGATACGCGCCGGGGCCGGTATTCAAGGAAATCCTGCAGGCTGTAGAGGATGCACAATTGGAGGGAGCAATCCACAGCCGGGACGAAGCGATCGAGTTCGTAAAGAGCCAATTAAGACGCAAATCCGTCTAA
- a CDS encoding PP2C family protein-serine/threonine phosphatase: MRDFWQRVTEGMKIQQLWGQMKADARSTYSFYAHDVDWESVNKGGRLRRFFRGAWALFQAMLMKLTPARRVLLLIACVFLFLDFRFNFGNLQYAIDFGGFGTFILFVLLALELADRVTMKRDLQIAREIQNWLVPDHPPVVPGVDIAFATRPQNTVAGDYYDAFLRSGPEGHAGQSLLLVVADVAGKSVPAAILMATFQASIHSLAARPGSLDGLARDLNRYACDHSLSGMRFTTAFLAEYDPSSRRMGYINAGHNAPFLRRASGAMERLSQGGVPFGIDPSADCRSQAAEVGRGDLLVIFTDGLPEAVNTADVEYGEERIERRVATLAHESAALVLSMLMNDVDTYVGPARQHDDITCMAVRFL; this comes from the coding sequence TTGCGCGATTTTTGGCAGCGCGTCACGGAAGGGATGAAAATCCAGCAGCTCTGGGGGCAGATGAAGGCGGACGCGCGTTCGACGTATTCGTTCTATGCGCACGACGTGGATTGGGAATCGGTAAATAAAGGCGGACGATTGAGGCGATTTTTCCGCGGGGCGTGGGCCCTTTTTCAGGCCATGCTGATGAAGCTTACGCCGGCGCGGCGCGTGCTGCTGCTAATCGCGTGCGTTTTCCTTTTTTTGGATTTCCGATTCAACTTTGGCAATCTGCAATACGCTATCGATTTCGGCGGATTCGGCACATTCATTTTGTTCGTCCTGCTTGCGCTGGAGCTGGCGGATCGCGTAACGATGAAGCGGGACCTGCAAATCGCAAGAGAAATTCAAAACTGGCTCGTGCCGGATCATCCGCCGGTAGTTCCCGGCGTGGACATTGCTTTTGCCACGCGGCCGCAGAATACGGTGGCCGGCGATTACTATGACGCTTTTCTGCGCAGCGGGCCGGAAGGACACGCAGGGCAGTCGCTATTGCTCGTGGTCGCCGATGTCGCGGGTAAAAGCGTGCCTGCGGCGATCCTGATGGCGACGTTTCAGGCCAGCATTCACTCGCTGGCGGCGCGGCCGGGCAGCCTGGACGGGCTTGCGCGTGACCTGAATCGTTATGCCTGCGATCATAGCCTTTCGGGAATGCGCTTCACGACGGCGTTTCTTGCGGAATACGACCCCTCATCGCGGCGCATGGGTTACATCAATGCAGGACATAATGCGCCATTTCTTCGGCGCGCTTCCGGTGCGATGGAACGGCTGAGCCAGGGCGGGGTTCCCTTTGGCATTGATCCGTCTGCCGATTGCCGTTCGCAGGCCGCGGAGGTTGGCCGGGGCGATCTGCTGGTGATTTTCACCGATGGGCTGCCAGAAGCGGTAAATACCGCCGATGTGGAATATGGCGAAGAGCGAATCGAGCGACGCGTCGCGACGCTGGCGCATGAATCGGCAGCTTTGGTGTTGTCGATGCTGATGAATGACGTCGATACCTACGTGGGGCCGGCGCGGCAGCACGACGACATCACCTGCATGGCCGTACGCTTCCTGTAG
- the lon gene encoding endopeptidase La, with amino-acid sequence MVKRPTKTVPAELPILPLRDTVLFPGAVMPLTVGRESSLALLDSLQGDDKVLGVVAQLDPRIEDPVGTDLHAVGTLGKVHKMVRTPGGNVVVFLEGVTRIRVVEILGIKPFLRARVEEMADVTNDVPEAELTALYRNSQELFREVVARSSQLSDDLQGVAANMESPAALADFIAGTLPSLTTLLRQELLETASIRRRLETLIRELTKEKEVLELRAKIHEQVQEQVNQSQREFLLREQLKAIQKELGDADDSGAEVSELREKVESSGMSAEAKKECERELKRLSRMTPASAEYMVSRTYLEWMTSLPWAKTSGTEDIDISKAQQILDEDHYDLEKVKQRILDYLAVKKLQPGMKGPILCFLGPPGVGKTSLGKSIARALGRKFVRISLGGMHDEAEIRGHRRTYIGALPGQVIQGIRRAETTDPVCMLDEVDKLGRDFRGDPSAALMEVLDPEQNSTFRDHYLDVPFDLSKVLFIATANWMDPIPEPLRDRMEIIELPGYTEEEKIHIAKRFLVPRQCAENGLKPGEQIEFSDEGLREIIHGYTREAGVRNLEREIATLVRKQARRIAEGKTDKLMVTPEVVRDVLGVPKIRNEKEVEERVARPGVSVGLVWTPVGGDIVFIEASTMRGGKQFTMTGHLGEVMQESMRAALSWVRSNAEMYGIDPDFFRKQDLHIHVPSGAIPKDGPSAGVAMVTALVSLLSGHAVRPRVAMTGEISLTGVVLPVGGIKEKVLGAKRAGIKEVILPAENEANVSEDLPTELLGDLQIHCVHNIDEALRIALGPIEPWAQPVSAPREKRPAASPVH; translated from the coding sequence ATGGTTAAAAGGCCTACAAAAACAGTCCCGGCGGAACTGCCGATTTTGCCGCTGAGAGACACGGTCTTGTTTCCCGGCGCGGTGATGCCGCTGACGGTGGGGCGAGAGAGTTCACTGGCGCTGCTGGATTCCCTGCAGGGCGACGACAAAGTGCTGGGCGTGGTGGCGCAGCTTGATCCGCGCATTGAAGATCCGGTGGGTACGGACCTGCATGCCGTGGGCACCCTGGGCAAAGTGCACAAGATGGTGCGCACGCCCGGGGGCAATGTAGTGGTTTTCCTGGAAGGCGTGACGCGGATTCGCGTGGTTGAGATTTTGGGGATCAAACCGTTTCTGCGCGCGCGTGTGGAGGAAATGGCGGATGTAACCAATGACGTTCCGGAGGCAGAGCTGACGGCGCTCTATCGCAACTCGCAAGAGTTGTTTCGCGAAGTTGTCGCGCGGTCGTCACAGCTTTCCGATGATTTGCAAGGCGTGGCTGCGAACATGGAATCGCCAGCAGCGCTGGCGGACTTCATTGCGGGAACCTTGCCGTCGCTGACGACGCTGCTGCGGCAAGAACTTCTCGAGACGGCCAGCATTCGGCGCAGGCTGGAAACGCTGATCCGCGAGCTGACCAAGGAAAAAGAGGTTCTCGAGCTGCGCGCCAAGATTCACGAGCAGGTGCAAGAGCAAGTGAACCAGTCGCAGCGTGAATTTCTGCTGCGCGAGCAGCTCAAGGCGATTCAAAAAGAACTGGGCGACGCGGACGACAGCGGAGCGGAAGTTTCCGAGCTGCGCGAGAAAGTGGAATCTTCGGGGATGTCTGCGGAAGCGAAGAAAGAGTGCGAGCGCGAACTCAAACGGCTTTCGCGCATGACCCCGGCTTCCGCAGAATACATGGTTTCGCGGACGTATCTTGAATGGATGACTTCGCTGCCGTGGGCAAAAACCTCTGGCACGGAGGACATCGACATTTCCAAAGCGCAACAGATCCTCGATGAAGATCACTACGATCTCGAGAAAGTCAAACAACGGATTCTCGATTACCTGGCGGTGAAGAAGCTACAGCCGGGGATGAAGGGTCCGATTTTGTGCTTCCTTGGGCCTCCGGGAGTGGGGAAAACTTCTCTCGGCAAGTCCATTGCACGGGCCTTGGGACGGAAATTCGTGCGCATTTCGCTCGGCGGTATGCATGACGAAGCGGAAATCCGCGGGCACCGCCGCACGTACATCGGCGCGCTGCCGGGGCAAGTCATTCAGGGAATCCGGCGCGCGGAGACGACGGACCCGGTCTGCATGCTCGACGAAGTGGACAAGCTCGGTCGCGATTTCCGCGGCGATCCCTCCGCGGCGCTGATGGAGGTGCTGGACCCGGAGCAGAACTCGACATTCCGCGATCATTATCTGGACGTTCCGTTCGATCTCTCGAAGGTTCTGTTCATCGCCACGGCGAACTGGATGGATCCGATTCCCGAACCGCTGCGCGACCGCATGGAGATCATCGAACTTCCTGGCTACACGGAGGAAGAAAAGATTCACATCGCCAAGCGCTTCCTGGTTCCGCGCCAGTGCGCGGAAAACGGACTGAAACCGGGCGAGCAGATCGAATTCAGCGACGAAGGGCTGCGCGAAATCATCCACGGCTATACGCGAGAAGCAGGCGTGCGCAACCTGGAGCGCGAAATTGCGACGCTCGTGCGCAAGCAGGCGCGGCGCATCGCCGAGGGCAAGACGGACAAGCTCATGGTCACGCCGGAAGTCGTGCGCGATGTGCTGGGCGTCCCCAAGATCCGCAACGAGAAAGAAGTCGAGGAGCGTGTGGCGCGGCCAGGCGTTTCGGTGGGACTGGTGTGGACACCGGTGGGCGGAGATATCGTCTTCATCGAAGCGAGCACGATGCGCGGCGGAAAGCAGTTCACGATGACCGGGCACCTGGGCGAAGTGATGCAGGAGTCCATGCGCGCGGCGCTATCGTGGGTGCGGTCGAACGCCGAGATGTACGGCATCGATCCGGACTTTTTCCGCAAGCAGGACTTGCACATCCACGTGCCGTCGGGGGCGATTCCGAAAGATGGGCCGTCGGCGGGCGTGGCGATGGTGACGGCGCTCGTGAGCCTGCTGAGCGGACATGCAGTGCGGCCGCGGGTGGCCATGACTGGAGAGATTTCGCTCACGGGAGTCGTTCTGCCGGTGGGTGGGATCAAGGAAAAAGTGCTGGGCGCGAAGCGGGCGGGAATCAAAGAAGTGATCCTTCCCGCGGAAAACGAGGCGAACGTGAGCGAGGATCTGCCCACTGAACTGCTGGGAGATTTGCAGATTCACTGCGTGCACAACATCGACGAAGCGCTGCGCATCGCCCTCGGGCCGATCGAGCCGTGGGCGCAGCCGGTATCCGCGCCGCGCGAGAAGCGGCCAGCAGCAAGCCCGGTTCACTGA